In Chryseobacterium oranimense, a single window of DNA contains:
- the dacB gene encoding D-alanyl-D-alanine carboxypeptidase/D-alanyl-D-alanine-endopeptidase, with the protein MKKTLTVLILSVQVISAQNIAQKLDKATKDLMDSSGAVSSGLSFYVTDDNGTFIYEYGGNKGLSTASTQKIFTAAAALETLGKNYTYKTTAGYSGTLSAGTLNGDFVISSNGDPTLGSWRYDAYKPENFKSKLVEALKKSGIVKISGNLVIDDSYFDHQTIPGGWPWDDLGNYYGAGVWGINWRENQFDININGTEFKGFSYPLENVKWLNDLKAGGSSDQSLIFTAPHSNVALINGTLPAGKTVTVSGAVPNPPVQLGTEVKQWLKESGIEISGQVITSSQLELEEKQAPGAAKNIILTYESPTLDKIIYWFLRKSVNMYGETLIKTLGKEKKGNPSFKSGVGYLKEFWKSKGINPNMINFADGSGLSPQNYVAAKAEVQALLYARKQPWFDVYYDGFPTQDNGMKMKSGTMRDTKSFAGYHTSKEGKKYVFSIIINNYQGSGGAELQKILNVLK; encoded by the coding sequence ATGAAAAAAACGCTTACAGTTCTTATACTGTCGGTTCAGGTAATATCTGCCCAGAATATCGCCCAGAAGCTGGATAAAGCTACTAAAGACCTGATGGATTCTTCAGGAGCGGTTTCATCCGGCCTATCATTTTACGTTACCGATGATAACGGAACGTTTATTTACGAGTATGGGGGTAATAAAGGGCTGTCAACAGCTTCCACACAGAAAATTTTTACTGCCGCTGCAGCTCTTGAAACTTTAGGTAAAAACTATACTTATAAAACAACGGCAGGATATTCAGGTACTTTATCTGCAGGAACTCTGAACGGGGATTTCGTCATCAGCTCAAATGGCGATCCTACGTTGGGAAGTTGGCGCTACGATGCCTACAAGCCTGAAAACTTTAAAAGTAAATTGGTTGAAGCTCTTAAAAAGTCAGGAATTGTAAAAATCTCCGGCAATCTGGTCATTGATGATTCTTATTTTGATCATCAGACGATTCCCGGTGGATGGCCGTGGGATGATCTCGGAAATTATTATGGAGCAGGAGTCTGGGGAATTAACTGGAGGGAAAACCAGTTTGATATCAACATTAACGGAACAGAGTTTAAAGGATTTTCATATCCTCTGGAAAATGTAAAATGGCTGAATGACCTGAAAGCAGGAGGAAGTTCAGATCAAAGCCTTATTTTTACTGCACCGCATTCCAATGTCGCATTAATTAACGGGACACTGCCGGCAGGAAAAACCGTTACTGTTTCCGGAGCTGTTCCTAATCCGCCGGTACAGCTGGGCACAGAAGTAAAGCAATGGCTTAAAGAATCCGGAATTGAAATTTCGGGACAAGTAATTACTTCTTCGCAGCTGGAATTGGAAGAGAAGCAGGCTCCGGGGGCTGCAAAAAATATTATTCTCACCTACGAGTCTCCAACTTTAGATAAAATTATATATTGGTTTTTAAGGAAAAGTGTCAACATGTATGGCGAGACTTTAATTAAAACTTTAGGAAAAGAAAAGAAAGGGAATCCAAGTTTTAAAAGTGGGGTTGGTTATTTAAAGGAATTCTGGAAATCCAAAGGGATCAACCCGAATATGATCAACTTTGCTGATGGAAGCGGACTTTCACCACAGAATTATGTTGCCGCCAAAGCTGAAGTCCAGGCTTTACTGTATGCCAGAAAACAACCTTGGTTTGATGTCTATTATGATGGTTTCCCTACTCAGGATAACGGAATGAAGATGAAAAGCGGGACAATGAGGGATACCAAATCCTTTGCTGGGTATCATACTTCAAAAGAAGGCAAAAAATATGTATTTTCAATCATTATTAATAATTATCAGGGTAGCGGAGGCGCTGAACTGCAGAAAATTCTGAATGTTTTAAAATAA
- a CDS encoding L-threonylcarbamoyladenylate synthase yields MAKILKIYPDNPQENLVNEVIKTLQNGGLIIYPSDTIYALGCNIFDIKAMEKLAQLKKVKLEKSQFSIICNDLSHLSDFTRPIDTSVFRFLKSHLPGPFTFILDANKNLPLAYKNHKTIGIRVPDHPIPQLIVEKLGHPIASTSIKDDDEIIEYSTDPELIAEKYDHLVDIVIDSGYGDNVASTIVDLTSGEPEIIRQGKGII; encoded by the coding sequence ATGGCAAAAATACTGAAAATTTATCCGGACAACCCTCAGGAAAATCTTGTGAATGAGGTGATTAAAACCTTACAAAACGGCGGGCTTATTATCTATCCTTCAGATACGATTTATGCCCTGGGATGTAATATTTTTGATATTAAAGCCATGGAGAAGCTGGCTCAGCTCAAAAAAGTAAAGCTTGAGAAGTCTCAGTTTTCGATTATCTGTAATGATTTAAGCCATCTTTCAGATTTTACACGGCCAATCGATACCTCTGTATTCAGGTTTCTGAAAAGCCATCTTCCAGGACCTTTTACTTTTATTCTGGATGCCAATAAGAACCTTCCACTGGCCTATAAAAATCATAAAACCATCGGTATCCGTGTTCCTGACCATCCGATTCCGCAGCTTATTGTAGAAAAGCTGGGCCATCCCATTGCATCAACCTCTATCAAGGATGATGACGAAATCATTGAATATTCTACCGACCCTGAACTGATCGCCGAGAAATATGACCACCTGGTAGATATTGTCATCGATTCCGGATACGGTGATAATGTGGCTTCCACTATTGTGGACCTTACCTCCGGAGAACCGGAAATCATCCGTCAGGGAAAAGGAATTATTTAG
- a CDS encoding YdeI/OmpD-associated family protein, whose translation MKSSSFTATLEIIGINPFVFVPEDILTEIFRAAGKDKSPIPVKGTVNGKEFKQNLMKYLGEWRLYVNLLMLKNSPKRIGETLEISIEYDDSDRSISIHPKLDAAIKESPVAIRNFENLTPSRRHELIRYINNLKTDASIERNIEKIIRHLHGETDFFGKRIE comes from the coding sequence ATGAAAAGCAGCAGTTTTACAGCCACACTGGAAATTATAGGGATTAATCCTTTTGTTTTCGTTCCTGAAGATATCCTAACTGAAATTTTCAGAGCTGCGGGAAAGGATAAAAGCCCTATTCCCGTAAAAGGAACCGTAAACGGAAAAGAATTTAAGCAGAACCTGATGAAATATTTAGGTGAATGGAGACTGTATGTCAATCTTTTAATGTTGAAAAATTCCCCTAAAAGAATTGGAGAAACTCTGGAAATTTCAATAGAATATGATGATTCGGACAGAAGCATTTCCATCCATCCAAAACTGGATGCAGCCATTAAGGAAAGTCCCGTAGCCATCCGGAATTTTGAAAATCTGACTCCGTCCAGAAGACATGAGCTGATCCGGTATATCAACAACCTGAAGACGGATGCCAGCATCGAAAGGAATATCGAAAAGATCATCCGGCATCTTCATGGGGAAACCGATTTCTTTGGAAAAAGAATTGAATAG
- a CDS encoding GLPGLI family protein gives MKKKLVCAFINLFSVILSAQEKAVMEINYETKMIPDSLAKEKINIFQSVLLLNNNQSAYFSREAKAFFNNDVKVPSSTSITTNMGIVPRYPKSVASILNIGGKQTAFLPVGKYIFSFEEPNLKWETLSQTKNIKGYKCRIAKTITDTGDEFFAWYTEDIAIPDGPFRFKGLSGLVLEVYNKNRTIEIYATDIKKSEEFIEPITYDNLVNAKSKMQFIEARKNYAENPSMYNGNLKILDSNGNDKTKGISERLKKINVFLD, from the coding sequence ATGAAAAAGAAATTAGTATGTGCTTTTATAAACCTTTTTAGTGTCATTTTATCTGCCCAAGAAAAAGCTGTAATGGAAATTAATTATGAGACTAAAATGATTCCTGATAGTTTAGCAAAGGAAAAAATTAATATTTTTCAATCTGTTCTATTGTTAAATAATAATCAATCAGCATACTTTTCAAGAGAAGCAAAAGCTTTTTTTAATAATGATGTAAAAGTCCCAAGTTCCACTTCAATCACTACTAATATGGGAATAGTTCCGAGGTATCCAAAATCAGTTGCCAGCATTTTAAATATTGGGGGAAAACAAACTGCCTTTCTTCCAGTAGGAAAATATATTTTCAGCTTTGAAGAGCCTAACCTAAAATGGGAAACCCTTTCACAAACAAAAAATATAAAAGGATATAAATGTCGTATTGCAAAAACTATTACAGATACGGGAGATGAGTTCTTTGCCTGGTACACGGAAGATATTGCAATTCCGGATGGTCCGTTCCGTTTTAAAGGTTTATCTGGTTTGGTTCTGGAAGTCTATAACAAAAACAGAACAATTGAAATTTACGCTACAGACATTAAAAAGTCTGAAGAATTTATAGAACCTATCACATATGATAATTTAGTGAATGCTAAATCAAAAATGCAATTTATTGAAGCGCGTAAAAATTATGCAGAAAATCCTTCAATGTATAATGGTAATCTAAAAATTCTGGATTCTAATGGCAATGATAAAACCAAAGGTATTTCCGAAAGGTTAAAAAAAATTAACGTCTTTCTTGACTAA
- a CDS encoding M56 family metallopeptidase has protein sequence METVFLYLGKVIVCSGVMFLYYQLSLKDKTFHHYNRFYLLFAMVVSLLLPLIRVDDFTIEVNSDMYMLLDKIQNFNTEKNLDDGHIYFRIIFSALGLVSLYFLGKLIFGILKIRRLKKQFQKESFDGINFYRTDLNEAPFSYFKNLFWKNTIMLNSDVGEQILKHEMVHIEQKHSFDKIFIEIITSVFWFNPFFHIIKKEISLIHEYLADKKAVKQSDTKAFAQMLLASHFSGTQLPAASPFLNSNLKKRLKMLQKPKTKFGYARRIFALPVLFSVAFAYMVNAKNKEIKETNLSIKKVVSEIKKDTIRPEKSDHEKITGLKTVSPADHAKLAEIEKKIKEKEKELKGLEPESDAFDKKIDEIGDLASEIGEITANMEVNEYFNSAKWKNQMKELENMEPLDKKELRKIKREAKKAGREAAKIGTLPVPPTPPKEPKEPKITYLKNNNTVYFKDLSPKEKDEIRKAMAEANKAMKEAVKARVEGEKARIEGMKAGEIGRIAGEKARIVGEKARIDGEKARKIGEEARLEALKRISEGAKGNAYFFKSSGSDQPFSVNKTMELQADYIKKDAKGNFAMNRVKAFNVNGWDDIKVFVDGKEVSKAEFEAIKPENIASFTVNKENTGSFKRGEIRVQTKK, from the coding sequence ATGGAAACTGTATTTTTATACTTGGGAAAAGTAATTGTGTGCTCCGGTGTAATGTTCTTATACTATCAGTTGTCTTTAAAAGACAAGACATTCCATCATTACAACAGATTTTACCTTCTGTTTGCCATGGTAGTATCATTGCTGCTGCCCCTGATCAGGGTAGACGATTTTACAATAGAAGTGAACAGTGATATGTATATGCTTCTTGACAAGATACAGAATTTTAATACAGAAAAAAACCTAGACGATGGCCACATTTATTTTAGAATTATTTTTTCAGCTCTGGGACTGGTTTCTCTCTATTTTTTAGGGAAGTTAATTTTCGGGATCCTTAAAATCCGGAGACTTAAAAAACAGTTTCAGAAAGAAAGTTTTGACGGGATTAATTTTTACCGTACAGACCTGAACGAAGCTCCGTTTTCATACTTTAAAAACCTCTTCTGGAAAAACACCATTATGCTGAATTCCGACGTGGGAGAGCAGATTTTAAAACATGAAATGGTTCATATTGAGCAGAAACACTCTTTCGATAAGATCTTTATTGAAATTATTACCTCTGTGTTCTGGTTCAACCCGTTTTTTCACATCATAAAAAAAGAGATCAGTCTGATCCACGAATACCTGGCTGATAAAAAAGCCGTAAAACAATCGGATACCAAAGCATTTGCGCAGATGCTTTTAGCAAGCCACTTTTCCGGAACACAGTTGCCTGCTGCCAGTCCGTTTCTAAATTCAAATCTAAAAAAGCGACTTAAAATGTTACAAAAACCAAAAACCAAATTCGGATATGCGCGGAGAATTTTTGCCTTACCGGTTTTATTTTCAGTAGCCTTTGCCTATATGGTAAATGCCAAGAATAAAGAAATTAAAGAAACCAACCTTTCTATAAAAAAAGTAGTTTCAGAAATCAAGAAAGATACTATAAGACCTGAAAAATCAGATCATGAAAAAATTACAGGATTAAAAACCGTATCTCCGGCTGACCATGCAAAACTGGCCGAGATTGAAAAAAAGATAAAAGAAAAGGAGAAAGAACTGAAAGGTTTGGAGCCTGAAAGCGATGCCTTCGATAAGAAAATTGATGAAATAGGTGATCTGGCATCAGAAATAGGAGAGATAACTGCCAATATGGAAGTGAATGAATATTTCAATTCTGCTAAATGGAAGAATCAGATGAAAGAGCTTGAAAATATGGAGCCACTTGATAAAAAAGAGCTTCGCAAAATAAAAAGAGAGGCTAAAAAAGCAGGAAGAGAGGCTGCAAAAATAGGAACACTACCGGTTCCTCCTACACCACCAAAAGAGCCGAAAGAACCGAAAATAACTTATTTAAAAAATAATAATACAGTCTACTTTAAAGATCTGAGCCCTAAAGAAAAAGACGAAATTCGTAAGGCGATGGCAGAAGCCAACAAAGCTATGAAAGAAGCAGTAAAAGCCAGAGTGGAAGGAGAGAAAGCCCGTATTGAAGGTATGAAGGCTGGGGAAATAGGAAGAATAGCCGGTGAAAAAGCAAGAATTGTAGGAGAAAAGGCAAGAATTGATGGAGAAAAAGCCAGGAAAATAGGCGAAGAAGCAAGGCTGGAAGCATTAAAAAGAATTTCGGAAGGTGCTAAGGGAAATGCGTACTTTTTCAAAAGTTCAGGTTCTGATCAGCCATTTTCAGTAAATAAAACCATGGAGCTCCAGGCAGATTACATTAAGAAGGATGCCAAAGGAAATTTCGCCATGAACAGAGTGAAAGCATTTAATGTAAACGGCTGGGATGATATAAAAGTTTTTGTTGATGGAAAAGAAGTCAGCAAAGCTGAATTTGAAGCAATAAAACCTGAAAATATTGCAAGTTTTACTGTTAATAAAGAAAATACAGGCAGTTTTAAAAGAGGCGAAATAAGAGTTCAGACAAAAAAATAA
- the pepE gene encoding dipeptidase PepE produces the protein MNIILASTSTIFGGEYLEYLREEIIKLYQGIDEIIFVPFARPGGMSHDDYTAKARSFFETIHIKVKGLHEFENKTEALNNAQGYFTGGGNTFLLVKTLHEEGLMSVLKENVESGKAYLGCSAGSNIGGQNMKTTNDMPIVYPPSFDCMGLVPFNLNPHYLDPNPELKHNGETRETRIKEFLTQNDLKVIGLREGNWIRRTGDRITVEGTELTRIFEKDKEPYEIEAGTLL, from the coding sequence ATGAATATTATACTGGCGTCAACTTCTACTATTTTCGGGGGAGAATATCTGGAATACTTAAGAGAAGAAATAATAAAGCTGTATCAAGGAATTGACGAAATCATTTTCGTTCCTTTTGCCAGACCGGGCGGAATGTCCCATGATGATTACACCGCAAAGGCACGCTCTTTCTTTGAAACTATTCATATTAAAGTAAAGGGCCTTCATGAGTTTGAAAATAAAACAGAAGCCCTGAATAATGCCCAGGGATATTTTACAGGAGGAGGAAATACATTCTTACTGGTAAAAACACTTCATGAGGAAGGACTGATGTCTGTTCTGAAGGAAAACGTCGAATCAGGGAAAGCCTACCTCGGCTGTAGTGCCGGAAGCAATATCGGGGGACAGAATATGAAAACCACGAATGATATGCCTATTGTTTATCCGCCGAGTTTTGACTGTATGGGGCTTGTTCCTTTCAACCTCAATCCGCATTACCTTGATCCGAATCCTGAACTGAAACACAACGGGGAAACCAGAGAAACGAGAATCAAAGAATTCCTGACCCAAAATGATCTGAAAGTAATCGGTCTCCGCGAAGGAAACTGGATCAGAAGAACAGGTGACAGGATCACAGTAGAAGGAACAGAACTCACAAGAATTTTCGAGAAAGATAAAGAACCTTACGAAATAGAAGCGGGAACCTTGCTTTAA
- a CDS encoding HAMP domain-containing sensor histidine kinase, producing MRKSILTRLNNWIIFLLMTVVVVTIVVASTILINFLRKEEIKRVDILVSALKFQQEVTPSLEVQELILKIYSSNNTIPMIVLDKDDKPMVHKNIPQEIENDPVQITLLAKKMAKSYPPIEIKIPEGNNQFVYYDNSRLLNDLRYSPFILGFFILCYFLFSFWFLRTIKKTDEGYLWAGLAKETAHQIGTPLSSMIGWMEIMKLDNPESEGVHEIEKDIERLRTISERFSKIGSVPELNDMNFNETIVENYNYLKTRISKKINFSLHLPIYTILVPHNKILMSWVIENLVKNAVDAMKGEGTLDMYVFERNKNILIEVKDSGSGMTKQQARNAFKPGYSTKKRGWGLGLSLARRVIHEYHNGDIKISQTEVGKGSTFRITIKKV from the coding sequence TTGAGGAAATCCATACTTACCAGGCTAAATAACTGGATCATATTTTTACTGATGACTGTAGTAGTCGTCACTATTGTGGTTGCTTCAACAATTCTTATTAATTTTCTCCGGAAAGAGGAAATCAAACGGGTAGATATCCTGGTAAGTGCCCTGAAATTTCAGCAGGAAGTTACCCCAAGCCTGGAAGTTCAGGAACTGATCCTAAAAATATACAGTTCCAACAATACTATTCCAATGATTGTACTGGACAAGGACGACAAACCTATGGTTCATAAGAACATTCCTCAGGAAATAGAAAATGATCCTGTACAGATTACCCTTCTGGCCAAAAAAATGGCAAAAAGCTATCCTCCCATTGAAATTAAAATTCCGGAGGGAAATAACCAGTTTGTTTACTATGATAACTCGAGGTTACTGAACGATTTAAGATATTCACCTTTTATACTCGGCTTTTTTATTCTTTGCTATTTCCTGTTTTCATTCTGGTTTTTAAGGACAATCAAAAAAACAGATGAAGGCTATCTCTGGGCAGGACTTGCTAAAGAAACGGCTCACCAGATCGGAACGCCTTTATCCTCGATGATAGGCTGGATGGAGATTATGAAGCTGGACAATCCTGAGTCTGAAGGTGTACACGAGATAGAAAAAGATATTGAAAGACTGAGGACCATCTCCGAACGTTTTTCTAAAATCGGTTCGGTTCCTGAACTGAATGACATGAATTTCAATGAAACGATTGTAGAGAATTATAATTACCTCAAAACAAGGATTTCAAAAAAGATCAATTTCAGTCTGCACCTTCCGATCTATACAATTCTGGTTCCTCACAATAAGATCCTGATGAGCTGGGTTATTGAAAATCTTGTGAAAAATGCCGTAGATGCTATGAAAGGGGAAGGTACATTAGATATGTATGTTTTTGAAAGAAATAAAAATATCCTCATCGAGGTAAAAGATTCCGGAAGCGGAATGACCAAGCAGCAGGCAAGAAATGCTTTTAAACCGGGATATTCAACTAAAAAAAGAGGCTGGGGGCTTGGACTTTCACTGGCCAGAAGGGTTATTCATGAATACCACAACGGGGACATTAAAATTTCACAGACTGAAGTAGGAAAGGGAAGCACCTTCAGAATTACCATTAAAAAAGTGTAA
- a CDS encoding sugar O-acetyltransferase, with amino-acid sequence MTEKEKCEAGLLYNANYDQQLISERVACKDLCLEYNALKNSDTQNRNGLIKRILGSTKENICIEPSFWCDYGYNIQTGENFYANHNLIILDCAKVKFGDNVFIGPNCSFYTAGHPLDVKQRNEGLEYAHPITVGDNVWLGGNVVVLPGVTIGNNTVIGAGSVVTKDIPDNVVAVGNPCRVIKNIDEK; translated from the coding sequence ATGACAGAAAAGGAAAAATGCGAGGCCGGACTTTTATACAATGCGAATTATGACCAGCAGCTGATCAGCGAACGGGTAGCGTGCAAAGATCTTTGTCTGGAATATAATGCCCTGAAAAATTCAGATACCCAAAACAGAAACGGGCTGATCAAAAGAATTCTTGGAAGTACAAAAGAAAATATCTGCATAGAACCTTCTTTCTGGTGCGATTACGGATACAATATTCAAACCGGTGAGAATTTCTATGCCAATCATAACCTGATCATTTTAGACTGTGCAAAAGTAAAGTTCGGGGATAATGTTTTTATAGGCCCCAACTGCAGTTTTTATACCGCAGGACATCCGTTGGACGTAAAACAGCGAAACGAAGGCCTTGAATATGCCCATCCTATTACGGTTGGCGATAATGTATGGCTGGGAGGAAATGTAGTGGTTCTTCCCGGTGTCACCATTGGAAACAATACGGTAATAGGAGCGGGAAGTGTGGTCACCAAAGATATTCCGGACAACGTTGTCGCCGTGGGGAATCCGTGCAGGGTGATTAAAAATATAGATGAAAAATAA
- the fsa gene encoding fructose-6-phosphate aldolase: MKFFIDTANLEQIKEARDLGILDGVTTNPSLMAKEGIQGNEAIKNHYKTICELVDGDISAEVLSTTYEEMIKEGDELAAIHPNIVVKIPMIKDGIKALKYFSDKGIKTNCTLIFSAGQALLAAKAGATYVSPFLGRLDDISTDGLGLIQEIRLIFDNYMYETEILAASIRHSMHIIDCAKIGADVITSPLPPILSLLKHPLTDSGLAQFVADSQKLA; the protein is encoded by the coding sequence ATGAAATTTTTTATTGACACAGCCAATTTAGAGCAAATCAAAGAAGCAAGAGATCTTGGAATTCTGGATGGAGTAACCACCAATCCTTCCTTAATGGCAAAAGAAGGAATTCAGGGAAACGAAGCGATCAAAAATCATTATAAAACGATCTGTGAGCTTGTAGACGGAGATATTTCTGCTGAAGTACTTTCCACAACTTATGAGGAAATGATCAAAGAAGGGGACGAATTGGCAGCAATCCACCCGAATATCGTAGTAAAGATCCCAATGATCAAAGACGGAATCAAAGCATTAAAATATTTTTCCGATAAGGGGATCAAAACAAACTGTACACTTATTTTCTCTGCAGGACAGGCACTTTTAGCAGCTAAAGCAGGTGCTACTTATGTTTCTCCTTTCCTTGGAAGACTGGATGATATTTCTACAGACGGATTAGGTCTTATCCAGGAAATCAGATTAATTTTCGATAACTATATGTATGAGACTGAGATCTTAGCGGCATCTATCCGTCATTCTATGCATATCATCGACTGTGCTAAGATTGGAGCAGATGTTATTACATCTCCGCTTCCTCCGATCTTGAGCTTACTGAAGCACCCGCTAACAGACAGCGGATTGGCTCAGTTTGTTGCAGATTCTCAGAAATTAGCTTAA
- a CDS encoding Ada metal-binding domain-containing protein: protein MKIENRVFFKSEKEALENNYRPCGHCMKKKYKQWKDKS from the coding sequence ATGAAAATAGAAAACAGGGTCTTTTTTAAATCTGAAAAAGAAGCACTGGAAAATAATTATCGTCCATGCGGACATTGTATGAAGAAAAAATACAAACAATGGAAAGATAAATCATAA
- a CDS encoding BlaI/MecI/CopY family transcriptional regulator, with amino-acid sequence MKIQNLTKAEEQVMQYLWKLEKGFLKDILDLFPEPKPHTNTVSTILKVLKDKEFVDYHVYGRQHEYFPLVTKEQYSGKTMKSLVKNYFKGSYKSAVSFLVEKNEMTVEDLEMLLNELKKKN; translated from the coding sequence ATGAAAATTCAGAATTTAACAAAGGCAGAAGAACAGGTGATGCAGTATTTATGGAAACTCGAAAAAGGTTTCCTGAAAGATATTCTGGACCTCTTTCCGGAACCGAAGCCCCATACCAATACCGTTTCTACAATTTTAAAAGTGCTGAAAGACAAAGAATTTGTAGATTATCATGTATATGGCAGGCAGCATGAGTATTTCCCGTTGGTGACCAAAGAACAGTATTCCGGGAAAACCATGAAAAGCCTTGTGAAAAATTATTTCAAAGGTTCTTACAAAAGTGCCGTTTCTTTCCTTGTGGAAAAAAATGAAATGACCGTAGAAGACCTGGAAATGCTTCTGAACGAACTCAAAAAGAAAAACTAA
- a CDS encoding GLPGLI family protein codes for MKTKILFFLLLGMLAGAQTNRFFYEYKFIPDSNNKEDVKKEMMLLDINKAGSAYYSHDKFVADSTSRADLQKQINSGSGNISINRRERPGQVSYKVTKSYPEFKTYLFTNISTDKYKILEDKKPEWKILPDKQKIGEYNAQKAVTSYGGREWTAWFSSDIPFQDGPYKFYGLPGLIVKLEDSTGSHIMTLVGNKTISTPAEENEAQLPDNVRILGMGTKELEITKDQYKKVWKAYVNDPTKNMREMMMKNVGDSNTKMVFKMKTQDGKELSDPNQVFKEMEKRTKESLQKNNNPIEPDLTK; via the coding sequence ATGAAAACAAAAATTTTATTTTTTTTACTTCTGGGAATGCTTGCCGGAGCCCAGACCAACAGATTCTTTTATGAATATAAGTTCATTCCCGATTCAAACAATAAGGAAGATGTGAAAAAGGAAATGATGCTCCTGGACATTAATAAAGCCGGATCCGCCTATTACAGCCATGACAAATTTGTTGCAGATTCCACCTCAAGAGCAGATTTGCAGAAACAAATAAATTCAGGAAGCGGAAACATCAGCATCAACAGAAGAGAAAGACCGGGACAGGTTTCGTACAAAGTGACCAAAAGCTATCCTGAATTCAAAACTTACCTTTTTACCAATATCAGCACAGATAAATACAAAATCCTGGAAGATAAAAAACCGGAGTGGAAAATTCTTCCGGATAAACAAAAAATAGGGGAGTACAATGCCCAGAAAGCTGTAACAAGTTATGGCGGAAGAGAATGGACAGCATGGTTTTCGTCAGATATCCCTTTTCAGGACGGACCTTATAAATTTTATGGCCTTCCGGGACTGATCGTAAAATTAGAAGATTCTACAGGTTCGCACATTATGACTTTGGTAGGTAATAAGACCATATCAACTCCTGCAGAAGAAAATGAAGCTCAGCTTCCGGATAATGTAAGAATCCTGGGAATGGGAACCAAAGAACTGGAAATTACCAAAGACCAGTACAAAAAAGTTTGGAAAGCTTACGTGAATGATCCTACCAAAAATATGAGAGAAATGATGATGAAAAATGTAGGTGATTCCAATACAAAAATGGTATTTAAGATGAAAACCCAGGACGGGAAAGAACTATCGGATCCCAATCAGGTATTCAAAGAAATGGAAAAAAGAACAAAAGAATCACTTCAAAAAAATAACAACCCGATCGAGCCGGATTTGACGAAGTAA
- a CDS encoding 2OG-Fe(II) oxygenase, whose amino-acid sequence MNDIIRRIENIDWATVTESLHQNGYAVVPELLSDGECDALKSEYHTSDLYRKTVVMARHRFGLGEYKYFNYPLPDLIQTIRTQMYAHLVPIANAWFKALKIDADFPPDHSLLLQQCHNKGQNKATVLILKYGKGGFNTLHQDLYGDIYFPIQVVLMLNEPEKDFTGGEFVLTQQIPRAQSKAIVLNPGKGDAVIFTTHFRPEKGAKGYYRVNMKHGVSEVKEGNRCTLGIIFHDAAS is encoded by the coding sequence ATGAACGATATCATCCGAAGAATTGAAAACATAGACTGGGCAACAGTCACAGAAAGCTTACATCAAAATGGCTATGCCGTTGTTCCTGAACTATTATCAGATGGTGAATGTGACGCATTAAAATCAGAATACCATACATCAGATTTATACCGCAAAACAGTAGTAATGGCCCGCCACCGTTTCGGGTTGGGCGAATATAAATATTTCAACTATCCCCTTCCCGATCTGATTCAAACTATAAGAACACAAATGTACGCCCATCTCGTTCCTATTGCTAATGCATGGTTTAAGGCTCTTAAGATCGATGCAGATTTTCCACCGGACCATTCACTACTGCTTCAGCAGTGCCATAATAAAGGACAGAATAAAGCAACGGTGTTAATTTTAAAATACGGAAAAGGAGGTTTCAATACCTTGCACCAGGACCTCTACGGAGATATTTATTTCCCTATTCAAGTTGTTTTAATGCTGAACGAGCCCGAAAAAGATTTTACAGGCGGTGAATTTGTACTTACCCAGCAGATTCCCAGAGCGCAGTCCAAAGCGATAGTTCTAAATCCCGGGAAAGGAGACGCCGTGATTTTCACAACTCATTTCAGGCCTGAAAAGGGAGCCAAAGGCTATTACAGGGTAAACATGAAGCATGGCGTAAGTGAGGTAAAAGAGGGCAACCGCTGTACATTGGGAATTATTTTTCATGATGCTGCCAGCTGA